In the genome of Hymenobacter cellulosivorans, one region contains:
- a CDS encoding RagB/SusD family nutrient uptake outer membrane protein, with protein sequence MKKIFIPVFALMLLGSCNVLDKEPLPTVSPVTFFKTGDDAEAAITAVYDALQGTGLWSQDLIVAGEMPSDNCTSANGDVGPMERLAWTPTTSQVTNIFRDCYIGINRANAVIKYVGGISMPGQRRDEILGEAYFVRGLLYFNLVKLYGGVPLRLEPTESGTPEAVSLPRASAEAVYAQVVSDLTQAAEKAPAAKNNRASRAAASAILARVQLTQRQWGQALAAANAVLANKTYSLNSSFKSLFPADNKGESIFEIQNSGATDGNNILPDLLLPNPPATYSFPKFNIPTQEVVQLGLSDKDDKRWAAIGPVPGGIDHASYVDGGAGSGNDNGPFVYKWPGNPNAFNSPDNTYVIRLAEVYLTYAEAANELGNPATDVLEKLNAVRRRAGLADFPAAGATKESLRAEIDKQRRLELAFEGERWYDLLRYARHTQADPSVKHAKTALDIIEQIRGSRDANYLLFPIPQNEINNNAQMSQNPGF encoded by the coding sequence ATGAAAAAGATATTCATTCCCGTTTTTGCCTTAATGCTGCTGGGTAGCTGCAACGTGCTCGATAAAGAGCCGCTGCCCACCGTGTCTCCCGTTACCTTCTTCAAAACCGGCGACGACGCCGAGGCTGCCATTACGGCCGTCTACGACGCCCTGCAGGGTACGGGCCTCTGGAGCCAGGACCTGATTGTGGCCGGCGAAATGCCTTCCGACAACTGCACCAGCGCCAACGGCGACGTGGGGCCCATGGAGCGCCTTGCCTGGACACCCACGACCAGCCAGGTTACCAACATCTTCCGCGACTGCTATATCGGCATCAACCGCGCCAACGCCGTTATTAAGTACGTTGGCGGCATCTCGATGCCCGGCCAGCGCCGCGACGAGATTCTGGGCGAGGCCTACTTCGTTCGGGGCCTGCTCTACTTCAACCTGGTGAAGCTCTACGGCGGCGTACCGCTGCGCCTGGAGCCCACCGAAAGCGGCACGCCGGAAGCCGTTTCGCTGCCCCGGGCTTCGGCTGAGGCCGTGTACGCCCAGGTGGTCTCCGACCTGACCCAGGCCGCTGAAAAAGCGCCGGCCGCCAAAAACAACCGCGCCAGCCGGGCTGCTGCCAGCGCCATTCTGGCCCGCGTGCAGCTAACCCAGCGCCAGTGGGGTCAGGCCCTGGCCGCCGCCAACGCGGTGCTCGCTAACAAAACCTACTCGCTGAACAGCAGCTTCAAGTCGCTGTTCCCCGCCGACAACAAGGGCGAGTCCATCTTCGAAATTCAGAACTCGGGCGCTACGGATGGCAACAACATCCTGCCCGACCTGCTGCTACCCAACCCGCCCGCTACCTACTCCTTCCCCAAGTTCAACATCCCGACTCAGGAGGTGGTACAGCTGGGCTTGTCGGACAAGGACGATAAGCGCTGGGCGGCCATCGGGCCCGTGCCCGGCGGCATCGACCACGCCAGCTACGTAGACGGCGGCGCCGGCAGCGGCAACGACAACGGCCCCTTCGTGTACAAGTGGCCCGGCAACCCCAACGCCTTCAACAGCCCCGACAACACGTATGTCATCCGGCTGGCAGAAGTGTACCTGACCTACGCCGAAGCCGCCAACGAGCTGGGCAACCCCGCCACCGACGTGCTGGAGAAGCTCAACGCCGTGCGTCGCCGCGCGGGCCTGGCCGACTTCCCCGCCGCGGGTGCCACCAAGGAAAGCCTGCGGGCCGAAATCGACAAGCAGCGCCGCCTGGAGCTGGCCTTCGAGGGCGAGCGGTGGTACGATTTGTTGCGCTACGCCCGTCACACCCAGGCCGACCCCTCGGTTAAGCACGCCAAAACGGCTCTGGATATAATTGAGCAGATCCGCGGCTCCCGCGACGCGAACTACCTGCTGTTCCCGATTCCGCAGAACGAAATCAACAACAACGCCCAGATGTCGCAAAACCCTGGGTTCTAA
- a CDS encoding glycoside hydrolase family 30 protein — MFRTSALSTSAFSLLLLLGLTTGCQRAPQASSASGRGAAFWLTTTDKTSLFQSQAPQAWSTAQPTGAVIEIDEKQTFQPIDGFGYCLTGGSAELLHRMGAAERKALLQELFGTDGNHIGVSYLRLSIGASDLDAQVFSYDDLPAGQTDPQLAKFSLAPDEPHLIPVLKEILAINPKIKILGSPWSPPTWMKTNGESKGGSLKPEFYDAYARYFVKYVQGMKTHGVRIDAITVQNEPLHPGNNPSLLMLAEQQAEFVKKNLGPAFQQAKLDTKIIVYDHNCDKPEYPLTILNDPEAKKYVDGSAFHMYAGQIDALSKVHDAHPDKNVYFTEQWVGSKSKFAENLPWHVRTLIIGATRNWSRTVLEWNLAADPQQNPHTPGGCTECRGALTLDGNNVTREDAYYIIAHASKFARPGSVRIGSSLPDKLPNVAFKAPNGDKVLVVQNDSPTAQTFSVRHQGKAFATTLPAGGVGTYVW, encoded by the coding sequence ATGTTCCGCACCTCCGCCCTTTCTACTTCCGCTTTTTCCCTGTTGCTGCTGCTGGGCCTAACCACCGGCTGCCAGCGTGCCCCCCAAGCCAGTTCGGCTAGCGGACGCGGTGCCGCTTTCTGGCTGACGACAACGGACAAGACCTCTCTGTTTCAGAGCCAGGCGCCCCAAGCGTGGAGCACGGCCCAGCCCACCGGCGCCGTTATTGAAATTGACGAAAAACAGACCTTCCAGCCCATCGACGGCTTTGGCTACTGCCTCACTGGGGGCTCAGCCGAGCTGCTGCACCGCATGGGCGCCGCCGAGCGCAAAGCCTTGCTGCAAGAGCTCTTCGGTACCGACGGCAACCATATCGGCGTGAGCTACCTCCGCCTGAGCATCGGGGCTTCCGACCTCGATGCCCAGGTTTTCAGCTACGACGACCTGCCCGCCGGCCAGACCGACCCCCAGCTTGCCAAGTTTAGCCTGGCCCCCGACGAGCCCCACCTGATTCCGGTGCTCAAGGAAATTCTGGCCATCAACCCCAAGATCAAAATTCTGGGCTCGCCCTGGTCGCCGCCGACGTGGATGAAAACCAACGGCGAATCCAAGGGCGGCTCTTTGAAGCCCGAGTTCTACGACGCCTACGCCCGCTACTTCGTGAAGTACGTGCAAGGCATGAAAACCCACGGCGTGCGCATCGACGCCATTACGGTACAGAATGAGCCCCTGCACCCGGGCAACAACCCCAGCCTGCTTATGCTGGCCGAACAGCAGGCCGAGTTCGTGAAAAAGAACCTCGGTCCGGCCTTTCAGCAGGCCAAGCTCGACACGAAAATCATCGTCTACGACCACAACTGCGACAAGCCCGAATACCCACTCACCATTCTCAACGACCCCGAAGCCAAAAAATACGTGGACGGCTCGGCCTTCCACATGTACGCCGGGCAGATTGACGCCCTAAGCAAAGTGCACGATGCCCATCCCGACAAGAACGTGTACTTCACCGAGCAGTGGGTGGGCTCGAAAAGCAAGTTTGCCGAAAACCTGCCCTGGCACGTGCGCACCCTCATCATCGGGGCTACCCGCAACTGGAGCCGCACCGTGCTGGAGTGGAACCTGGCCGCCGACCCCCAGCAAAACCCGCACACGCCCGGTGGCTGCACGGAGTGCCGCGGCGCCCTGACCCTGGATGGCAACAACGTGACCCGCGAAGATGCCTACTACATCATTGCCCACGCCAGCAAGTTTGCCCGCCCCGGCTCGGTTCGCATCGGCTCCTCGCTGCCCGACAAGCTGCCCAACGTGGCCTTCAAGGCTCCCAACGGCGACAAGGTGCTGGTGGTGCAGAACGACAGTCCCACGGCCCAAACCTTCAGCGTGCGCCACCAGGGCAAAGCCTTTGCCACCACGCTGCCGGCTGGCGGCGTCGGAACCTACGTGTGGTAA
- a CDS encoding substrate-binding domain-containing protein, translated as MNRLVFSFLLCLWPALALLTSCAPSGGKQPTYRIGFSQCSMAGPWREAMLAGMERELSFHPDVELRMLDAHDNSQVQQQQIRELLRGGIDLLIVSPYEAGPVTPAVEEAYRRGVPVILLDRRTASGQYTAYVGGDNLEVGQTAARYAARLLNHHGRIIEVLGTPGSSATSERHQGFAQTLTAYPDMRVVSQVTGDWTEKKLPELATALKAHPEVSLIFAHNDGMGRGAAEICRQLGLDKKVKIIGVDGLAGKNEGLDLVQRGVETASVLYSPGGEDAIRTALSILHKQPYKRENMLGTIVIDSTNVRTMQQQTDKMITQQEDIERQQSLLQRLRATYASQQTVLYGLLVTLLGATVLGMIAWNSARKNRLINHQLALQNAENDKINRQLVSQNEEISNQRNQLEALAEQARADTEAKLRFFTNFSHELRTPLTLILGPVEELLTSSPDLNPAQRQDLALVRRNTQRLLQLVNQLLDFRKIEVGKMAVRASESNLVAFVREIVDAFEKPARLRGVTLRFLAAEPVLPAWFDGNILDKVFFNLLSNALKFTPDQGQITISLQRGEGETLRVSIADTGRGISDQDRAHIFEWFYQGDQGAVAKGSGMGLALAQGLVRLHQGQLTFSSQPGQGSTFVVTLPRELPEELRSIEPAAPTLLTLDEPEALATDFGPETEATTTDAHSETLVLVIEDNPEVNDFLARKLRHDFRVQTATDGHSGFRLATDLIPDLIVCDVMMPGLSGLEVVTQLRNDWRTSHIPVVMLTARNAPEQQVEGVQAGADLYLTKPFNPTFLLESVKTLLANRARQREHYRRELSVDSATVTTVNPDQKFLQDLTALVEANLTKTDLSVEDIARSLGISRMQLYRKVKAVLGTGVTDFIQSLRLTKARELLLNEALTISEVAYELGFSSPSYFSTSFKARYQISPSEFRSLHIAPQH; from the coding sequence TTGAATCGACTTGTTTTTTCCTTTCTGCTTTGCCTGTGGCCGGCCCTGGCGCTACTGACCAGTTGTGCCCCTTCTGGTGGCAAGCAGCCAACCTACCGCATCGGGTTTTCGCAATGCAGCATGGCCGGTCCCTGGCGGGAAGCCATGCTGGCCGGCATGGAGCGGGAGCTTAGCTTCCACCCCGATGTGGAGCTGCGCATGCTCGACGCCCACGACAACAGCCAAGTGCAGCAGCAGCAAATCCGGGAACTGCTGCGCGGCGGCATCGATTTGCTTATTGTGTCGCCCTACGAGGCGGGCCCGGTAACGCCGGCCGTGGAAGAAGCCTACCGGCGCGGCGTTCCGGTAATCCTGCTCGACCGACGCACGGCCTCCGGGCAATACACAGCCTACGTGGGCGGCGACAACCTGGAAGTAGGCCAAACGGCAGCCCGCTACGCAGCCCGCTTGCTCAATCACCACGGCCGCATCATCGAAGTGCTGGGCACCCCCGGCTCCTCGGCCACTTCCGAGCGGCACCAGGGCTTTGCCCAAACCCTGACCGCCTACCCCGATATGCGGGTAGTAAGCCAGGTTACCGGCGACTGGACCGAGAAAAAGCTTCCGGAACTGGCTACGGCCCTCAAAGCCCACCCCGAGGTGTCGCTCATCTTTGCCCACAACGACGGCATGGGCCGCGGGGCCGCCGAAATCTGCCGGCAGCTGGGCCTGGACAAAAAGGTGAAAATCATCGGGGTAGATGGCCTGGCTGGCAAAAATGAGGGCCTGGACCTGGTGCAGCGGGGCGTTGAAACGGCATCGGTGCTGTACTCGCCCGGCGGGGAAGACGCCATCCGCACGGCCCTGAGCATTCTGCACAAGCAGCCTTACAAGCGCGAAAATATGCTCGGTACCATCGTCATCGACTCGACCAACGTGCGGACGATGCAGCAGCAGACCGACAAGATGATAACCCAGCAGGAGGACATTGAGCGGCAGCAAAGCCTGCTGCAACGCCTGCGCGCCACCTACGCCAGTCAGCAAACCGTTCTGTACGGCCTGCTGGTTACCCTGCTCGGTGCAACGGTGCTGGGTATGATAGCCTGGAACTCGGCCCGTAAAAACCGGCTGATAAACCACCAGCTGGCCCTACAAAACGCCGAAAACGACAAGATTAACCGCCAGTTGGTCAGCCAGAACGAGGAAATTAGCAACCAGCGCAACCAGCTCGAAGCCTTGGCCGAGCAGGCCCGGGCCGACACCGAGGCCAAGCTGCGCTTCTTCACCAACTTCAGCCACGAGTTGCGCACCCCGCTCACCCTGATTTTGGGCCCGGTGGAAGAACTGCTCACCAGCAGCCCCGACCTGAACCCGGCCCAGCGCCAGGATTTGGCCCTGGTGCGGCGCAACACCCAGCGCCTGCTGCAACTAGTAAATCAGTTACTGGATTTCCGCAAAATCGAGGTGGGCAAAATGGCGGTGCGGGCCTCGGAAAGCAACTTGGTGGCCTTTGTGCGCGAAATCGTGGATGCCTTCGAAAAGCCGGCCCGCCTGCGGGGCGTGACGCTGCGCTTCCTGGCCGCCGAGCCGGTGCTCCCGGCCTGGTTCGACGGCAACATCCTGGACAAAGTATTCTTCAATCTGCTCAGCAATGCCCTCAAATTCACCCCCGACCAGGGCCAGATTACGATTAGTTTGCAGCGGGGCGAGGGTGAAACGTTGCGCGTGAGCATCGCCGATACCGGCCGCGGCATCTCTGACCAGGACCGGGCCCACATTTTCGAGTGGTTTTACCAGGGCGACCAGGGCGCCGTGGCCAAGGGCTCGGGCATGGGCCTGGCACTAGCGCAGGGCCTGGTTCGTCTGCACCAGGGCCAGCTCACCTTTAGCAGTCAGCCGGGGCAGGGCAGCACCTTCGTCGTGACCTTGCCGCGGGAGCTGCCCGAGGAGCTGCGGTCCATTGAGCCGGCCGCGCCCACCTTGCTTACCCTCGACGAGCCCGAGGCCCTGGCTACCGACTTTGGGCCCGAAACCGAGGCCACTACCACCGACGCGCACAGCGAAACCCTAGTACTGGTCATCGAGGACAACCCCGAGGTCAACGACTTTCTGGCCCGCAAGCTGCGCCACGATTTCCGGGTCCAGACGGCTACCGACGGGCACAGCGGCTTCCGCCTGGCCACCGACCTGATTCCAGACCTGATTGTGTGCGACGTGATGATGCCCGGCCTGAGCGGTCTGGAAGTCGTGACCCAGCTGCGCAACGACTGGCGCACCTCCCACATTCCCGTGGTGATGCTGACGGCCCGCAACGCCCCCGAGCAGCAGGTGGAAGGCGTGCAGGCCGGCGCCGACCTTTACCTGACCAAGCCCTTCAACCCGACTTTCCTGCTGGAAAGCGTGAAAACCCTGCTGGCCAACCGCGCCCGGCAGCGGGAGCATTACCGCCGCGAGCTGAGCGTGGACTCGGCCACGGTAACGACCGTCAACCCCGACCAGAAATTCCTGCAGGACCTAACGGCCCTGGTAGAAGCCAACCTGACCAAGACTGACCTGAGCGTGGAAGATATTGCCCGCAGCCTGGGCATTTCGCGCATGCAGCTCTACCGCAAAGTCAAGGCTGTGCTGGGCACCGGCGTCACCGACTTCATTCAGAGCCTGCGCCTGACCAAAGCCCGGGAGCTGTTGCTCAACGAAGCGCTAACGATTTCGGAAGTTGCCTACGAGCTGGGCTTTTCCTCGCCCTCCTATTTCTCTACTTCTTTTAAAGCCCGCTACCAGATTTCCCCTTCCGAGTTCCGGAGTCTGCACATTGCCCCGCAGCACTGA
- a CDS encoding T9SS type A sorting domain-containing protein, protein MKKLFTLSALAALTAASLSAQAQITVDGTLAPAELGTGTGKYQLVGTYTGAHSAADRGLKALYMGTTATTLNIMVVASPEKGDFNALLLYLDAPQKTGVGPNTRLPLGSDNTSQFNSQPTLDMPVDYGFRLTVSPFATNGSGDVYHSKIDYTANLNSAGKAPDVYLGSTNKTGAAFTITDANSGVVGGKVSYKTSATGSVAANTTTGWEIEYPLAALGGASANDIFRVMVAYVADKGEFYSDVLPQIPGQTAALGLDPNFSNIAGNQSYAYQVGVGVLASRSASEALQAAAYPNPVAADSRLSYTVPAASAVAVDVYNSLGQKVLNLLNTTQPTGTHTLTLASLRQLPAGSYLVTLRVGAELSTRRVVVE, encoded by the coding sequence ATGAAAAAACTTTTTACTCTTTCTGCTCTGGCGGCTCTGACGGCCGCTTCCCTGTCGGCTCAGGCCCAGATTACCGTCGACGGCACGCTGGCTCCCGCCGAACTCGGGACGGGCACGGGCAAATACCAGCTCGTGGGCACCTACACCGGTGCGCACTCGGCCGCCGACCGGGGCCTGAAAGCTCTGTACATGGGCACGACAGCGACGACGCTGAACATTATGGTAGTGGCCTCGCCCGAGAAAGGCGACTTCAACGCCCTGCTGCTGTACCTGGACGCTCCCCAGAAAACCGGCGTGGGTCCTAACACCCGCCTGCCCCTCGGGTCCGATAATACGTCCCAGTTTAACAGCCAGCCTACGCTGGATATGCCCGTCGACTACGGCTTCCGCCTGACCGTGTCGCCCTTCGCCACCAACGGCAGCGGCGACGTGTACCACAGTAAAATCGACTACACAGCCAACCTCAACAGCGCTGGCAAAGCTCCCGACGTGTACCTGGGCTCGACCAACAAGACCGGCGCAGCCTTCACCATTACGGATGCCAACAGCGGCGTAGTGGGCGGCAAAGTGTCCTACAAAACCAGCGCCACGGGCAGTGTGGCGGCCAACACCACCACGGGCTGGGAAATCGAGTACCCGCTGGCGGCTCTGGGTGGGGCTTCGGCCAACGACATTTTCCGGGTGATGGTGGCCTACGTGGCCGATAAGGGTGAGTTCTACTCCGACGTGCTGCCCCAGATTCCGGGCCAGACTGCGGCGCTGGGCCTTGACCCGAACTTCTCCAACATTGCTGGCAACCAGAGCTATGCCTACCAGGTGGGTGTGGGCGTACTGGCCAGCCGCTCGGCCTCCGAGGCTCTGCAGGCCGCGGCCTACCCCAACCCTGTGGCTGCCGACAGCCGCCTGAGCTACACCGTACCCGCCGCCTCGGCCGTAGCCGTGGACGTGTACAACAGCCTGGGCCAGAAAGTACTGAACCTGCTGAACACCACCCAGCCAACCGGCACGCACACGCTGACCCTGGCTTCGCTGCGCCAACTTCCGGCCGGCTCTTACTTGGTCACCCTACGCGTGGGCGCTGAGCTGAGCACCCGCCGCGTGGTGGTGGAATAA
- a CDS encoding SusC/RagA family TonB-linked outer membrane protein, with translation MPFLLQFPHGSRPLRLLLTPALSSILLTSLAAAHPLTSPATPHVWAAIPERTEAVKDLYSAFLVSAPVSGRVVDANGEGMPGVTVVVAGTTLGGATNTNGDYLIPDVPAGPQTLVISSVGYITMRVPITVVDGQPTAAGNTTLSEDVQALKEVVVVGYGTQSRQELTTAVSSVTSKAIERQPVAGFDQALQGQTPGVQVTSPSGAPGAGINVRIRGNNSITMSNSPLYVVDGVPILPTYDRELSIGNQKPNPLNSINPNDIESIDVLKDGAAAAIYGLRASNGVVVITTKRGKIGKPQLGFNMFFGQQQLRKKIDLLNARQFAEYYNEARANASTPLGPAYTDLNNLPANTDWQDEMYRKAAIQSYQLNVSGGTDKTRYYVSGGYFKQDGIILNSGFDRFNFKLNLDQQLGNRFRFGTNLNLSRTNNNGSVRSEQGLGNSGTVLGALAQIPTVPVYNADGSYALNPFSLSDNPIGNLLETRNNALIYQGLGNVYGEADILDNLKLRTSFGIDFRTQLENQFITREYPGTSRSTPEQNLKGSAATGTNIQNIWLWENTLTYDPKLGDRHRLTLLAGQSAQESNRFTSGASSQGFASNASPYVSAGATRTGTNSYEDEWGLMSYFGRAIYNFDERYLATVSLRADASSRFEGKNKWGYFPAVSAAWRVAKESFFPQNDVVSDLKVRGSYGEVGNQEIYTYSRFSTYDTGSNYAGASGSSIVGGIRPGRIGNLDLKWETTKQFNVGLDLGFLQDRATLTFDAYRKRTTDLLYNVPIAPSTGAQPAGGAPTPEVTQNLGEVENKGIEIGLNTTNVQGNDGGFSWTTNVNFTLNRNKLIQLGQQTNEQNVLVDREVIGNNNILRNGQPLGVFYGYVASGIFQSADEIKNSPKQDNAKPGDVRFADINGDNVINDKDRTIIGNPNPKSIAGVTNTFTFKGLELSVFFQGSFGNDIQNLNRQAIESAVGPINQSTAVLNRWTPTNTNTNIPRASTEDLNQNNRFSTRFVEDGSYVRLKNLTLAYNIPTTLLQKAHFSGLRLYVTGQNLLTWTDYSGYDPEVSSDPFSSTQFGRDFGTYPQARTYTIGLNASF, from the coding sequence ATGCCGTTTTTACTCCAATTCCCCCACGGCTCCCGCCCGCTTCGGCTCCTGCTGACGCCGGCCCTGAGCAGCATTCTGCTCACGAGCCTGGCGGCGGCCCACCCCCTGACCAGCCCTGCTACTCCCCACGTATGGGCGGCCATTCCGGAGCGCACGGAGGCAGTGAAAGATTTGTACTCGGCCTTCCTGGTAAGTGCCCCTGTGTCGGGCCGCGTCGTTGACGCCAACGGCGAAGGCATGCCGGGCGTGACGGTGGTAGTGGCCGGCACCACGCTGGGTGGCGCCACCAACACCAACGGTGACTACCTCATCCCGGACGTACCAGCCGGCCCCCAGACGTTGGTTATTTCATCGGTGGGCTACATTACCATGCGCGTGCCAATTACGGTAGTGGATGGGCAGCCCACTGCGGCTGGCAACACCACGCTCAGCGAAGATGTGCAGGCCCTGAAGGAAGTAGTGGTAGTAGGCTACGGCACCCAGAGCCGCCAGGAACTGACCACGGCGGTATCGTCAGTCACCTCCAAAGCCATTGAGCGTCAGCCCGTAGCTGGTTTCGATCAGGCTCTGCAGGGCCAAACCCCGGGCGTACAGGTAACCTCGCCGAGCGGGGCCCCGGGTGCGGGTATCAACGTGCGGATTCGCGGCAACAACTCCATCACCATGAGCAACTCGCCGCTCTACGTGGTTGACGGGGTGCCTATTCTGCCGACCTACGACCGGGAGCTGAGCATCGGCAACCAGAAGCCTAACCCGCTGAACAGCATCAACCCCAACGACATCGAGAGCATCGACGTGCTGAAGGACGGCGCCGCAGCGGCTATTTACGGCCTGCGCGCTTCCAACGGGGTAGTCGTAATTACTACCAAGCGCGGCAAAATAGGCAAGCCCCAGCTGGGCTTCAACATGTTCTTCGGCCAGCAGCAGCTGCGCAAGAAAATTGACCTGCTCAACGCGCGCCAGTTTGCCGAGTACTACAACGAAGCCCGCGCCAACGCCAGCACCCCACTCGGGCCGGCCTACACCGATCTGAACAACCTGCCGGCCAACACCGACTGGCAGGATGAAATGTACCGCAAAGCAGCCATTCAGAGCTACCAGCTCAACGTCAGCGGCGGCACCGACAAAACCCGCTACTACGTGTCGGGCGGCTACTTCAAGCAGGACGGCATCATCCTCAACTCCGGCTTCGACCGTTTCAACTTCAAGCTGAATCTGGATCAGCAATTAGGCAACCGGTTCCGCTTCGGGACCAACCTCAACCTGAGCCGCACCAACAACAACGGGAGCGTACGCAGTGAGCAGGGCCTGGGCAACTCCGGCACCGTGCTGGGCGCCCTGGCCCAGATTCCGACCGTGCCGGTGTACAACGCCGACGGCTCTTACGCGCTGAACCCCTTCTCGCTGTCGGATAACCCCATCGGCAACCTGCTGGAAACCCGCAACAACGCCCTGATCTACCAGGGGCTGGGCAACGTGTACGGAGAGGCCGACATCCTCGACAACCTGAAGCTTCGCACTTCGTTCGGCATTGACTTCCGGACCCAGCTCGAAAACCAGTTCATTACCCGCGAATATCCCGGCACCTCGCGCTCCACGCCCGAGCAAAACCTGAAAGGCAGCGCCGCCACTGGCACCAATATTCAGAACATCTGGCTGTGGGAAAACACGCTGACCTACGACCCCAAGCTCGGTGACCGCCACCGCCTGACGCTGCTCGCCGGTCAGTCGGCGCAGGAGTCGAACCGCTTTACGTCCGGGGCCTCCTCGCAGGGCTTTGCCTCCAATGCCAGCCCTTACGTCTCGGCCGGCGCTACCCGCACCGGAACCAACAGCTACGAGGATGAGTGGGGCCTGATGAGCTACTTTGGCCGCGCCATCTACAACTTCGATGAGCGCTACCTGGCCACCGTCAGCTTGCGGGCTGACGCCTCTTCCCGTTTCGAGGGCAAAAACAAGTGGGGCTACTTTCCCGCCGTATCGGCGGCCTGGCGCGTGGCAAAAGAATCGTTCTTCCCGCAGAACGACGTGGTATCCGACCTTAAAGTCCGCGGTAGCTACGGCGAAGTTGGTAACCAGGAAATCTACACCTACTCGCGCTTCAGCACCTACGACACCGGTTCCAACTACGCCGGCGCCAGCGGCTCCAGCATCGTGGGCGGCATTCGCCCCGGCCGCATCGGCAACCTTGACCTGAAGTGGGAAACCACAAAGCAGTTCAACGTGGGCCTGGATCTGGGCTTCCTGCAGGACCGCGCCACGCTGACCTTCGACGCGTACCGCAAGCGCACTACCGACCTGCTCTACAACGTACCGATTGCCCCCAGCACCGGTGCTCAACCCGCTGGCGGGGCCCCCACTCCGGAAGTAACCCAAAACCTGGGCGAGGTTGAAAACAAAGGCATTGAAATAGGCCTGAACACAACCAACGTGCAGGGTAACGACGGCGGCTTTAGCTGGACTACGAACGTGAACTTCACGCTCAACCGCAACAAGCTCATCCAACTGGGCCAGCAGACCAACGAGCAGAACGTGTTGGTGGACCGGGAGGTAATCGGTAACAACAACATCCTGCGCAATGGCCAGCCCCTGGGCGTCTTCTACGGCTACGTAGCCAGCGGCATTTTCCAGTCGGCCGACGAGATTAAGAACTCGCCCAAGCAGGACAACGCCAAGCCCGGCGACGTGCGCTTTGCCGACATCAACGGCGACAACGTGATTAACGACAAGGACCGCACCATCATCGGCAATCCGAATCCAAAGTCCATTGCTGGTGTAACCAACACGTTCACCTTCAAGGGCCTGGAACTGTCGGTATTCTTCCAGGGCAGCTTCGGCAACGACATTCAGAACCTGAACCGTCAGGCTATTGAAAGCGCCGTGGGCCCGATAAACCAGAGCACGGCCGTGCTCAACCGCTGGACGCCAACCAACACGAACACCAACATTCCGCGCGCTTCGACCGAGGATTTGAACCAGAACAACCGGTTCTCAACCCGCTTCGTGGAAGACGGCTCCTACGTGCGTTTGAAGAACCTGACGCTGGCCTACAACATTCCCACTACGCTGCTACAGAAAGCCCACTTCAGCGGCCTGCGCCTCTACGTGACCGGCCAGAACCTGCTGACCTGGACCGACTACTCGGGCTACGACCCAGAAGTAAGCTCTGATCCTTTCTCCAGCACCCAGTTTGGCCGCGACTTCGGTACCTATCCCCAGGCGCGCACTTACACCATCGGCCTGAACGCCAGCTTCTAA
- a CDS encoding MOSC domain-containing protein: protein MSTNLVALSLPLASVRVGQPQSFGPTDSEPAARPWTSAIHKAEITGPVWLDGLNLSGDLQADQKNHGGPDQALCVYPGAHYPYWSQQLGHPMLPGSFGENLTLAGPTTEHDVCLGDIFRLGEAVVQISQPRSPCYKLGLRWHTPLLPKWLQDSGRTGWYMRVLEPGHVAPTDVLELLERPYPAWPLTLVNSVKYEQRENLTLAAELLACPALGEQWRRKMQGRVAGTAPLYDDASRLQGPSNG from the coding sequence ATGTCGACCAACCTTGTTGCCTTGTCCCTGCCTTTGGCCTCCGTGCGCGTCGGCCAGCCCCAATCCTTCGGCCCCACCGACTCGGAGCCAGCCGCCCGGCCCTGGACCTCGGCCATTCACAAAGCCGAAATCACCGGGCCCGTGTGGCTGGATGGCCTGAACCTGAGCGGCGACCTGCAAGCCGACCAGAAAAACCACGGCGGCCCCGACCAGGCCCTGTGCGTGTATCCCGGCGCTCACTACCCCTACTGGAGTCAGCAGCTCGGCCACCCTATGCTGCCCGGTAGCTTCGGCGAAAATCTGACCCTGGCTGGCCCCACCACCGAGCACGACGTGTGCCTGGGCGACATTTTCCGGTTGGGCGAGGCCGTCGTCCAGATTTCCCAGCCCCGTTCTCCCTGTTACAAGCTGGGCCTGCGCTGGCACACGCCCCTGCTGCCCAAGTGGCTGCAGGACTCAGGCCGCACCGGCTGGTACATGCGCGTACTGGAGCCCGGCCACGTAGCCCCCACCGACGTGCTGGAGCTGCTGGAGCGCCCCTACCCCGCCTGGCCCCTGACGCTGGTAAACAGCGTGAAGTACGAGCAGCGCGAAAACCTGACTCTGGCCGCCGAGCTGCTGGCCTGCCCGGCCCTGGGTGAGCAGTGGCGCCGCAAAATGCAGGGCCGCGTGGCCGGTACCGCCCCGCTCTACGACGACGCCAGCCGCCTGCAAGGGCCCAGCAACGGCTGA